The following proteins come from a genomic window of Aspergillus luchuensis IFO 4308 DNA, chromosome 3, nearly complete sequence:
- a CDS encoding putative MFS quinate transporter (COG:G;~EggNog:ENOG410PJ3A;~InterPro:IPR005829,IPR005828,IPR003663,IPR036259, IPR020846;~PFAM:PF00083,PF07690;~TransMembrane:11 (n27-37c42/43o78-97i109-127o133-155i162-184o204-222i294-316o336-356i363-384o404-423i435-456o476-494i);~go_component: GO:0016020 - membrane [Evidence IEA];~go_component: GO:0016021 - integral component of membrane [Evidence IEA];~go_function: GO:0022857 - transmembrane transporter activity [Evidence IEA];~go_process: GO:0055085 - transmembrane transport [Evidence IEA]), producing MAGSKKPVNIFRLRNLADPKEVFNWRLWFAVLSFGLMGAARGVDEGLISGAFNSKDFQRTIHLDSYSEVEQTNIKANVSAMVQIGSVGGALFAFLVCDRIGRLWATRQLCVLWILGIAIFMGVGANGSLGAVYAGRFVAGLGVGQTVVVGPVYLAEIAPASVRGLCTCVFTGFVYLGIVLAYFTNYGCQLHMGDHTHKRWEVPTSLHIMFAGLIFLLSFVQYESPRFLVKKGKPEEALNNLARLRNLPPDHEYVVEEFTGIQNAHQAEMEATMGAGWLGIVKEAIMVPSNLYRLYLAAMAQLLSQWSGAGSITLYAPDLFSLLGITGSNESLLVTAVFGIVKLTAAVICALFLVDVIGRKRALLLGITLQAISMIYVASFLTSVPEMGIVDDFVLPESKRGSSRGAIAMIYISGVGWALGWNSMQYLLTAELFPLRIRALATSAAMTLHFVNQYGNSRAVPNMLLGTGEGGITPKGTFWFFSAVTVLGGLWVWFSVPETAGRSLESMDRLFALPWYQIGRHGNRDADQQDQVVADKQQQVEDGFGGAEHRERV from the exons ATGGCGGGTTCCAAGAAACCAGTTAACATTTTTCGTTTGCGCAATCTCGCTGACCCCAAGGAGGTCTTCAACTGGAGACTATGGTTTGCCGTGCTCTCCTTTGGCCTCATGGGCGCTGCCCGTGGTGTCGATGAGGGGTTGATCTCGGGTGCCTTCAACTCCAAGGACTTTCAGCGCACGATCCATTTGGACTCGTACAGTGAGGTGGAACAGACTAACATCAAGGCGAATGTGTCTGCCATGGTGCAGATTGGTTCTGTGGGAGGGGCACTTTT TGCATTCCTTGTGTGCGACCGTATTGGACGGCTGTGGGCAACTCGCCAGCTGTGTGTCCTTTGGATTTTGGGAATTGCCATCTTCATGGGTGTTGGCGCCAACGGTAGCTTGGGTGCTGTCTACGCCGGTCGCTTCGTGGCCGGACTGGGGGTGGGCCAGACTGTAGTCGTTGGACCAGTCTACCTGGCTGAAATT GCCCCTGCATCTGTCCGCGGACTCTGCACTTGTGTCTTCACCGGCTTTGTCTACCTGGGTATTGTGCTCGCCTACTTCACCAACTATGGCTGCCAATTGCACATGGGCGACCACACCCACAAGCGATGG GAAGTTCCAACTAGTCTTCACATTATGTTCGCcggcctcatcttcctcctatCCTTCGTGCAATATGAATCGCCTCGCTTCCTCGTCAAGAAAGGCAAGCCCGAAGAAGCGTTGAACAACCTTGCCCGTCTCCGCAACCTCCCTCCGGACCATGAATACGTTGTGGAGGAGTTCACAGGTATCCAGAATGCCCATCaagcggagatggaggctaCCATGGGCGCTGGCTGGTTAGGTATTGTCAAGGAGGCCATCATGGTCCCGAGCAACCTGTACCGATTGTACCTCGCCGCCATGGCGCAGCTACTCTCCCAATGGTCCGGAGCGGGATCCATCACGCTGTACGCGCCGGACCTGTTCAGTCTCCTTGGCATCACAGGGTCCAACGAGTCCCTTCTAGTGACAGCAGTGTTCGGTATCGTCAAGCTGACTGCGGCGGTGATCTGCGCTCTGTTCCTGGTGGATGTAATTGGTCGCAAACGTGCCCTACTCCTAGGTATCACGTTGCAGGCTATCTCCATGATCTACGTCGCTAGCTTCCTCACTTCTGTGCCGGAAATGGGCATCGTCGATGACTTTGTCCTGCCCGAGTCAAAGAGGGGCAGTAGTCGCGGAGCCATTGCTATGATCTACATCTCCGGTGTAGGCTGGGCATTGGGCTGGAACTCCATGCAGTACCTGCTGACAGCGGAGCTGTTCCCGCTACGTATCCGCGCACTGGCTACCTCTGCTGCCATGACCCTGCATTTTGTCAATCAGTATGGTAATTCCCGAGCGGTGCCAAACATGTTGCTGGGTACTGGGGAAGGTGGCATCACCCCCAAGGGCACATTCTGGTTCTTCTCAGCTGTGACGGTGCTGGGTGGACTGTGGGTGTGGTTCAGTGTGCCCGAGACAGCGGGACGAAGCTTGGAGAGTATGGACCGGTTGTTCGCATTGCCATGGTATCAAATCGGACGGCATGGCAACCGTGATGCCGACCAGCAGGACCAGGTGGTGGCGGATAAACAGCagcaggtggaggatggattcGGAGGAGCGGAGCATCGCGAGCGGGTGTAA
- the isn1 gene encoding IMP 5'-nucleotidase ISN1 (COG:F;~EggNog:ENOG410PIQ3;~InterPro:IPR036412,IPR009453;~PFAM:PF06437;~go_function: GO:0000287 - magnesium ion binding [Evidence IEA];~go_function: GO:0050483 - IMP 5'-nucleotidase activity [Evidence IEA];~go_process: GO:0006190 - inosine salvage [Evidence IEA];~go_process: GO:0009117 - nucleotide metabolic process [Evidence IEA]), whose protein sequence is MLIRDHITHQEDDAPGKSKLKLLVPTVGTFFTPLYLVDAFRHQDAQRFISRRRFVAPSFNDIRLILNSAQLLGLARTTGVDLVTFDGDVTLYDDGACLTDDNPVILRIMRLLLQGQKVGIVTAAGYTDAAKYYERLKGLLDAMYESTEMTDAQRAGLVVMGGESNFLFRYDHASPSKLSYVPREEWLLEEMKTWQEGDITQLLDIAESSLRACASNLNLPVAVLRKDRAVGVYPTERGRISREQLEETVLVVQNTVERSEVGSRLPFCAFNGGNDVFVDIGDKSWGVRACQRYFGGIEPARTLHVGDQFLSAGANDFKARLASTTAWIASPAETVQLLDELQGI, encoded by the exons ATGCTCATCCGCGACCACA TAACCCACCAAGAAGACGACGCCCCAGGGAAATCCAAACTCAAACTCCTAGTCCCCACCGTAGGcaccttcttcacccccTTATACCTGGTCGACGCATTCCGCCACCAAGACGCCCAACGCTTCATCAGCCGCCGACGCTTCGTGGCCCCCTCCTTTAACGACATCCGTCTCATTCTCAACTCAGCCCAACTCCTCGGTCTGGCCCGCACCACTGGCGTCGACCTCGTCACCTTCGACGGAGATGTCACTCTCTACGACGACGGCGCCTGTCTCACAGACGACAACCCCGTGATCCTGCGCATTATGCGCCTCCTCCTGCAAGGACAGAAGGTCGGCATCGTCACCGCGGCGGGCTACACCGACGCCGCAAAGTACTACGAGCGACTCAAGGGACTGCTCGATGCGATGTACGAGTCAACCGAAATGACGGACGCTCAGCGCGCCGGACTGGTCGTCATGGGCGGAGAGAGCAACTTTCTCTTCCGGTATGACCATGCCTCCCCCTCGAAGTTGAGTTATGTCCCCCGCGAGGAATGGTTattggaggagatgaagacgtGGCAGGAGGGGGATATCACGCAGCTGTTGGATATCGCCGAGTCATCGTTGCGCGCATGCGCGAGTAATTTGAATCTGCCGGTCGCGGTGTTGCGCAAGGATCGCGCGGTCGGGGTATATCCCACGGAGAGAGGGCGGATCAGTCGCGAGCAGTTGGAGGAgacggtgttggtggtgcaGAATACCGTCGAGCGGTCGGAGGTGGGGTCTAGATTGCCCTTTTGTGCTTTTAACG GCGGCAATGATGTGTTTGTGGATATTGGTGACAAGTCATGGGGTGTGCGCGCGTGTCAGCGCTACTTTGGGGGGATTGAGCCGGCGCGGACGCTGCATGTCGGCGATCAGTTCTTGTCGGCGGGAGCGAATGATTTCAAG GCCCGGCTGGCATCGACGACAGCGTGGATCGCAAGTCCCGCCGAGACAGTGCAGCTCCTGGACGAGCTGCAAGGGATATAA
- a CDS encoding NAD(P)/FAD-dependent oxidoreductase (COG:S;~EggNog:ENOG410PPZF;~InterPro:IPR036188,IPR023753;~PFAM:PF07992,PF00070;~go_function: GO:0016491 - oxidoreductase activity [Evidence IEA];~go_process: GO:0055114 - oxidation-reduction process [Evidence IEA]), producing MTSQPDTITIPIIGASIAGLTTAHSLLSHFTTTNNTTTNKGKGTKIKILLINPHPSFYWAIAAPRILTKPTAFTESQYLIPIADGFAKYSPDVFEFILGRATSLNFENKLLNVEEVNDTESNKKTLREIKYDYLVIASGSTPSASSTEPLFPGEDGKNGEIYPFKLSPTSTTTITEAIKSAQTTISTAKRITVIGAGPIGVEIAGELGDLITTPSFSSSSSEGEEEDKKDKEKEITLISSTPRILPTLKPSASETATSLLTKKGVRVLTDRKVISVSSKEEEEGGYELKLNNGDTLETDIYIPTIGVLPNSSYIPREVLDERGWVRVDSELKVSGVEGVYAAGDITTHTQKLSFKADEMAGVVVGNLVDDIGNINGVGKGAKGRGWWRCGGGRKTYDEGNDVMMVVPVGSSGGTGQAFGWVLVSFMVWLAKGRDYFIWKAKGYVFK from the coding sequence ATGACCTCCCAACCTGACACAATAACAatccccatcatcggcgCCTCCATCGCCGgcctcaccaccgcccactccctcctctcacacttcaccacaaccaacaaTACTACCACcaacaagggcaagggcacaaaaatcaaaatcctcctcatcaaccctCACCCATCCTTCTACTGGGCCATCGCAGCCCCACGCATCCTCACCAAACCAACCGCGTTCACAGAGTCACAATACCTCATCCCGATCGCCGATGGGTTTGCAAAATACTCTCCGGATGTCTTCGAATTCATCCTAGGACGGGCGACATCGCTCAATTTCGAGAACAAGTTACTAAATGTTGAGGAAGTCAATGACACTGAGAGTAACAAGAAGACACTGCGAGAAATCAAATACGATTATTTGGTTATCGCGTCGGGAAGTACACCATCTGCTTCGTCAACGGAACCATTATTCCCCGGTGAGGATGGTAAAAATGGCGAGATATATCCCTTCAAACTATCCCCCAcatctaccaccaccatcacggAGGCGATCAAATCTGCCcagaccaccatctccaccgcaAAAAGAATCACAGTAATTGGTGCTGGCCCTATTGGGGTAGAAATCGCGGGGGAATTGGGTGAtctcatcaccaccccctctttttcttcttcttcctccgaaggagaagaagaagacaagaaggataaggaaaaagaaataaccctcatctcctccaccccacgCATTCTCCCTACCCTGAAACCCTCTGCCAGCGAAACAGCCACATCCCTCCTCACTAAGAAAGGCGTGCGAGTCCTCACAGATCGGAAGGTCATTTCTGTCTCTtctaaagaagaagaagaagggggttaTGAACTCAAACTTAACAACGGGGACACTCTCGAGACGGATATCTACATCCCGACTATCGGAGTCTTGCCGAATAGTTCTTATATACCCCGGGAAGTGCTCGATGAGCGTGGTTGGGTGAGGGTGGATTCGGAATTGAAAGTGTCCGGCGTCGAGGGGGTGTATGCGGCGGGGGATATTACCACTCATACGCAAAAGTTGTCGTTTAAGGCGGATGAGATGGctggagtggtggtggggaaTTTGGTGGATGATATTGGTAATATTAATGGTGTTGGGAAGGGGGCtaaggggaggggatggtggagatgtggtggtgggaggaagacGTATGATGAAGGTAAcgatgtgatgatggtggttccTGTGGGAAGTTCTGGCGGTACAGGGCAGGCGTTTGGGTGGGTGTTGGTTAGTTTTATGGTGTGGTTGGCTAAGGGGAgggattattttatttggaAGGCGAAGGGGTATGTGTTTAAATAG
- the PFK1 gene encoding ATP-dependent 6-phosphofructokinase (COG:G;~EggNog:ENOG410PI6N;~InterPro:IPR022953,IPR035966,IPR009161,IPR000023, IPR015912;~PFAM:PF00365;~go_component: GO:0005737 - cytoplasm [Evidence IEA];~go_function: GO:0003872 - 6-phosphofructokinase activity [Evidence IEA];~go_function: GO:0005524 - ATP binding [Evidence IEA];~go_process: GO:0006002 - fructose 6-phosphate metabolic process [Evidence IEA];~go_process: GO:0006096 - glycolytic process [Evidence IEA]): MAPTQAPVQPPKRRRIGVLTSGGDAPGMNGVVRAVVRMAIHSDCEAFAVYEGYEGLVNGGDMIRQLHWEDVRGWLSRGGTLIGSARCMTFRERPGRLRAAKNMVLRGIDALVVCGGDGSLTGADLFRSEWPGLLKELVETGELTEEQVKPYQILNIVGLVGSIDNDMSGTDATIGCYSSLTRICDAVDDVFDTAFSHQRGFVIEVMGRHCGWLALMSAISTGADWLFVPEMPPKDGWEDDMCAIITKNRKERGKRRTIVIVAEGAQDRHLNKISSSKIKDILTERLNLDTRVTVLGHTQRGGAACAYDRWLSTLQGVEAVRAVLDMQPGAPSPVITIRENKILRMPLMDAVQHTKTVTKHIQNKEFAEAMALRDSEFKEYHYSYINTSTPDHPKLLLPENKRMRIGIIHVGAPAGGMNQATRAAVAYCLTRGHTPLAIHNGFPGLCRHYDDTPICSVREVAWQESDSWVNEGGSDIGTNRGLPGDDLATTAKSFKKFGFDALFVVGGFEAFTAVSQLRQAREKYPEFKIPMTVLPATISNNVPGTEYSLGSDTCLNTLIDFCDAIRQSASSSRRRVFVIETQGGKSGYIATTAGLSVGAVAVYIPEEGIDIKMLARDIDFLRDNFARDKGANRAGKIILRNECASSTYTTQVVADMIKEEAKGRFESRAAVPGHFQQGGKPSPMDRIRALRMATKCMLHLESYAGKSADEIAADELSASVIGIKGSQVLFSPMGGANGLEATETDWARRRPKTEFWLELQDTVNILSGRASVNNATWSCYENV; the protein is encoded by the exons ATGGCTCCCACCCAAGCTCCCGTGCAACCGCCCAAGAGACGCCGTATCGGTGTCTTGACCTCTGGTGGCGATGCTCCCGGTATGAACGGTGTCGTCCGGGCTGTCGTCCGGATGGCCATCCACTCCGACTGTGAGGCCTTCGCCGTCTACGAAGGTTACGAGGGTCTCGTCAATGGCGGCGACATGATCCGTCAGCTTCACTGGGAGGATGTCCGCGGCTGGTTGTCCCGCGGTGGTACCTTGATCGGTTCCGCCCGCTGCATGACCTTCCGTGAGCGCCCCGGTCGTCTGCGCGCTGCCAAGAACATGGTCCTGCGTGGCATCGACGCCCTCGTCgtctgtggtggtgatggcagtTTGACTGGTGCCGACCTATTCCGTTCCGAGTGGCCCGGTCTGTTGAAGGAATTGGTCGAGACGGGCGAATTGACCGAAGAGCAGGTCAAGCCATACCAGATTCTGAACATCGTCGGATTGGTGGGTTCGATCGATAACGACATGTCCGGCACCGACGCTACCATTGGTTGCTACTCCTCCCTCACTCGCATTTGTGACGCCGTCGACGATGTCTTCGATACTGCCTTTTCCCACCAGCGTGGATTCGTCATTGAGGTCATGGGTCGTCACTGCGGTTGGCTGGCCTTGATGTCCGCTATCAGTACCGGTGCCGATTGGCTGTTCGTGCCTGAAATGCCGCCCAAGGACGGATGGGAGGATGACATGTGTGCTATCATCACCAAG AACAGAAAGGAGCGTGGAAAGCGCAGGACGATCGTTATCGTCGCCGAAGGTGCCCAGGATCGCCATCTCAACAAGATTTCGAGCTCGAAGATTAAGGATATTCTGACGGAGCGGTTGAACCTGGATACCCGTGTGACTGTGTTGGGTCACACTCAGAGAGGTGGTGCTGCCTGTGCCTACGACCGCTGGCTGTCCACGTTGCAGGGTGTTGAGGCTGTCCGCGCGGTGCTGGACATGCAGCCTGGGGCCCCGTCCCCGGTCATCACCATCCGCGAGAACAAGATCCTGCGCATGCCGTTGATGGACGCCGTGCAGCACACCAAGACGGTCACCAAGCACATCCAGAACAAGGAGTTCGCCGAAGCTATGGCCCTCCGCGATTCGGAATTCAAGGAGTACCACTATTCATACATTAACACCTCCACGCCCGACCACCCgaagctgctcctcccagAGAACAAG AGAATGCGCATCGGTATTATCCACGTTGGCGCCCCCGCCGGTGGTATGAACCAGGCTACTCGCGCGGCCGTTGCCTACTGCCTGACTCGCGGCCACACCCCCCTGGCTATTCACAACGGTTTCCCCGGTCTCTGCCGGCACTATGACGACACTCCCATCTGCTCTGTGCGCGAGGTGGCGTGGCAGGAATCGGACAGCTGGGTCAACGAGGGTGGTTCGGATATCGGTACCAACCGTGGTCTGCCCGGCGATGACCTCGCGACGACAGCCAAGAGCTTCAAGAAGTTTGGCTTTGATGCGCTGTTCGTGGTGGGTGGATTCGAGGCGTTCACCGCCGTCAGCCAGCTTCGCCAGGCGCGCGAGAAGTACCCGGAGTTCAAGATCCCCATGACCGTGCTGCCGGCAACTATTTCCAACAACGTGCCGGGCACAGAATACTCGCTGGGTAGCGACACCTGCCTTAACACACTCATCGACTTTTGCGACGCCATCCGCCAGTCGGCCTCGTCTTCTCGTCGCCGTGTGTTCGTCATCGAGACGCAGGGTGGCAAGTCGGGTTACATCGCCACGACGGCTGGTCTGTCCGTGGGCGCGGTGGCCGTGTACATTCCCGAGGAGGGCATCGACATTAAGATGCTGGCCCGCGACATTGACTTCCTGCGTGACAACTTTGCGCGCGACAAGGGAGCGAACCGCGCGGGTAAGATCATCCTGCGCAACGAGTGCGCGTCCAGCACGTACACGACGCAAGTGGTCGCCGACATGATCaaggaggaggccaagggACGCTTTGAGAGCCGTGCGGCGGTGCCGGGACACTTCCAGCAGGGTGGCAAGCCGTCGCCGATGGACCGTATCCGGGCGCTGCGGATGGCCACCAAGTGTATGCTGCACCTGGAGAGCTATGCGGGCAAGTCTGCGGATGAGATCGCGGCCGATGAGCTGTCTGCATCGGTCATTGGCATCAAGGGCTCGCAGGTGTTGTTCTCGCCGATGGGCGGAGCAAACGGACTGGAAGCGACCGAGACGGACTGGGCGCGCCGCCGGCCCAAGACGGAGTTCTGGCTGGAGTTGCAGGACACTGTGAACATTTTGTCTGGCCGGGCGAGTGTGAACAATGCGACGTGGAGTTGCTACGAGAATGTTTAG
- a CDS encoding putative heat shock trehalose synthase (COG:M;~EggNog:ENOG410PHGT), with protein MSSISSDFDAESWSGRPLNVIYAGLTELISDNSSGRVAIAIRNLTDLVDFLVCTWHAPRPNVSDYATDTIITELKRYREKHSEKIISAALHQSLVYRCPSLCSRLWSELDIVPLVLDHKDRERQHNDQGELTTFAGWHKKELDERADSMVRKCIRSFGIGHVLHNRINFDGSVDVDRGYHVHLASAEDYEKTVDPVTWSLAQCFAQDLREREVKVAFFSMTCQGKPDVPTRHALSRFTESVGVHVKWFVPKPRPGMIPLIRKMQDTLEGLGDSLSDITINDELLILDFAYSNARRYWLCENGPLRPRAEGGVDVVIIDSAPLLTLALLSKQQDPERPVIFESSLQPQGESLNDPNSPQSRAWDFIRTRLTHVDLVVSLLPKELAPRIMPEENVGYMSFSVDQLDGQNKSLTDWDIGFYGREFSSLCRTFQMTIIRYPEEQYILHLSQFRPGDGTLCLLHAYQKFCDIYTKEHPSCQVPKLLICHRGPFRTPESTVFYDAAMSQIDSSETLSASVCIVPIGAVDQMWNVLLTNARALVQLSTLHGIPELLLAAIQRGTPVVAVREAELFPFVHESENAILVDKGEEEEIARCILRIFSVDRVSRGKAGAGFRRLSDANTTVGNAVGWLYLVSKLSKGVKFKPRGRDIFGLAREETECSY; from the exons ATGAGTTCCATTAGCTCAGATTTCGACGCAGAGTCCTGGTCAGGAAGGCCACTAAAT GTCATATACGCTGGACTTACAGAGCTCATCAGCGATAATTCCAGCGGAAGAGTTGCAATTGCTATCCGGAACCTGACCGATCTGGTCGACTTTCTAGTGTGTACTTGGCATGCTCCGCGTCCAAATGTTTCAGACTATGCAaccgacaccatcatcacggaGCTGAAAAGGTACAGGGAAAAGCATTCCGAAAAGATAATTAGCGCTGCTCTGCATCAGTCTCTTGTCTATAGATGCCCGTCGCTATGCTCGCGACTATGGAGCGAACTCGACATTGTCCCGTTGGTTTTGGACCATAAGGACCGTGAAAGACAGCATAATGACCAGGGCGAGCTGACAACGTTTGCCGGGTGGCATAAGAAGGAGCTCGACGAGCGAGCAGATTCAATGGTGCGGAAGTGTATCCG TTCTTTTGGTATTGGCCATGTGCTGCACAATCGTATAAATTTCGATGGTTCAGTGGATGTCGACAGAGGTTACCATGTACACCTTGCCAGTGCGGAAGACTATGAGAAGACGGTTGATCCTGTCACATGGTCTTTAGCTCAATGTTTCGCCCAGGATctgagggaaagggaggtgAAGGTCGCTTTCTTCAGTATGACCTGTCAAGGCAAGCCTGATGTTCCGACCAGACATGCCTTGTCAAGGTTTACCGAGAGCGTCGGGGTTCATGTAAAATG GTTTGTGCCGAAGCCACGTCCAGGAATGATTCCCCTCATTCGAAAGATGCAGGACACCCTGGAAGGACTAGGTGATTCCCTGTCAGATATCACCATCAACGATGAGCTACTTATCCTCGACTTTGCGTACTCTAACGCCAGGAGATACTGGTTGTGCGAGAATGGGCCCCTCAGACCTCGTGCGGAGGGAGGCGTCGACGTAGTGATTATTGACAGTGCGCCGCTCTTAACATTGGCTCTCCTGTCCAAGCAACAAGATCCCGAGCGGCCAGTCATTTTTGAGAGCAGTCTCCAGCCCCAGGGAGAGTCACTAAATGATCCCAATAGCCCGCAGTCCCGAGCGTGGGACTTCATCCGAACCCGGCTAACCCACGTGGACTTGGTTGTGTCGCTACTCCCTAAGGAGCTTGCGCCGCGTATAATGCCAGAGGAGAATGTTGGTTATATGTCATTCTCTGTTGACCA ACTCGATGGTCAAAACAAATCCCTAACTGACTGGGACATCGGCTTCTACGGTCGTGAGTTCAGCTCTCTATGCAGAACGTTCCAGATGACCATTATACGCTATCCAGAGG AGCAATACATTCTCCACCTATCCCAATTTCGACCCGGAGACGGAACACTCTGCCTTCTCCACGCATACCAGAAGTTCTGCGACATCTACACCAAAGAGCATCCAAGCTGCCAAGTCCCCAAGCTCCTAATCTGCCACCGCGGGCCATTCCGAACCCCCGAAAGTACCGTTTTCTACGACGCAGCAATGTCCCAAATCGACAGCAGTGAGACTCTATCTGCATCCGTCTGCATCGTCCCTATCGGAGCCGTCGATCAAATGTGGAACGTCCTCCTCACGAACGCAAGAGCACTCGTTCAGCTGTCCACTCTTCATGGGATCCCAGAGTTGCTTCTCGCAGCTATTCAGAGGGGGACgcctgttgttgctgttcgGGAAGCCGAGCTGTTTCCTTTTGTGCATGAATCGGAGAATGCTATCTTGGTCGacaagggggaggaggaggaaattgcTCGGTGTATTTTGAGGATTTTTAGTGTTGATAGGGTGTCTCGGGGGAAGGCAGGAGCGGGGTTTAGGAGGCTGTCTGATGCGAATACTACGGTTGGGAATgcggttggttggttgtatTTGGTGTCGAAGCTGTCGAAGGGAGTGAAGTTCAAGCCGAGGGGGAGAGATATATTTGGGttggcgagggaggagacggagTGTAGTTACTAA